The following proteins are encoded in a genomic region of Glycine soja cultivar W05 chromosome 17, ASM419377v2, whole genome shotgun sequence:
- the LOC114392532 gene encoding serine/threonine protein phosphatase 2A 57 kDa regulatory subunit B' kappa isoform-like codes for MLKQILSKLPRKSLKPDSDKSPRVDSARSADSPRAAGRSNKPHGGSSSAAKRASSSAVFPASMVSGIEPLVPFKDVPNAEKMNLFVSKLSLCCVTFDFTDPSKSSADKDVKRKTLVELVDFVACGTMRFSEPAILAICRMCAINLFRVFPPNYRASGGGENDDDEPLFDPAWPHLQLVYELLLKFISSSCIDAKVAKKYIDHSFIARLLELFDSEDPRERDCLKTILHRIYGKFMVHRPYIRKSINNIFYRFVFETDKPNGIGELLEIFGSVITGFALPLKEEHKIFLWRVLVPLHKPKSIGAYFQQLSYCVMQFIEKEPKLASIVIRGLLKYWPATNSQKEVMFLGELEEILEVINMVEFQRIMVPLFRRIGCCINSLHFQVAERALFLWNNDHIVNLIAHNRQVILPIIFSALDRNVQSHWNPAVVNLTHNIRKMFLEMDEKFFISCHNHFKEEEAILISTGEKRKEAWKQLEHAASLRPVTGNTAVLVS; via the exons ATGCTCAAGCAAATCCTCAGCAAGCTTCCTCGGAAGTCGTTGAAGCCCGACTCGGACAAGTCGCCCCGAGTCGACTCGGCTCGTTCCGCCGATTCGCCACGTGCTGCCGGCAGAAGCAACAAGCCACATGGCGGAAGTTCTTCCGCCGCCAAGCGAGCTTCTTCGTCGGCGGTGTTTCCGGCGAGCATGGTGTCCGGAATTGAACCTTTGGTGCCGTTTAAGGATGTTCCTAATGCTGAGAAGATGAACCTGTTTGTGAGCAAATTGAGCCTTTGTTGTGTCACATTTGATTTCACTGACCCTAGTAAAAGCAGTGCAGATAAAGATGTGAAAAGGAAGACTTTGGTTGAGCTTGTTGATTTTGTGGCTTGTGGGACAATGAGGTTTAGTGAGCCTGCTATTCTTGCTATCTGTAGAATGTGTGCTATTAATTTGTTTAGAGTTTTCCCTCCTAATTATAGGGCAAGTGGTGGTGGTgagaatgatgatgatgagccTCTGTTTGATCCTGCTTGGCCACATTTGCAGCTTGTGTATGAATTGCTGCTTAAGTTTATCTCTTCCTCATGCATCGATGCGAAGGTGgcgaaaaaatatattgatcacTCCTTTATTGCCAGATTGCTTGAATTGTTTGATTCGGAGGATCCTAGGGAAAGGGATTGCTTAAAGACTATTCTGCATAGGATTTATGGAAAGTTCATGGTGCATAGACCGTATATACGGAAATctattaacaatatattttatcGGTTCGTGTTTGAGACTGATAAGCCCAATGGGATTGGTGAGCTGTTGGAGATTTTTGGGAGCGTGATTACTGGGTTTGCTTTGCCCTTGAAAGAGGAACACAAAATCTTCTTGTGGAGGGTTTTGGTCCCCTTGCACAAGCCGAAATCTATTGGGGCCTACTTTCAGCAATTGTCCTACTGTGTTATGCAGTTTATAGAGAAGGAGCCAAAGTTAGCGAGCATTGTGATAAGGGGATTGTTGAAATATTGGCCAGCAACAAATAGCCAGAAAGAGGTGATGTTTCTGGGTGAACTGGAAGAAATTTTGGAAGTAATTAACATGGTAGAGTTCCAGAGGATCATGGTCCCTTTGTTTAGGCGGATCGGGTGCTGCATTAACAGTTTACACTTTCAG GTAGCTGAAAGGGCTCTTTTCTTATGGAACAATGACCACATTGTCAACTTGATTGCACATAACCGACAAGTGATCCTGCCCATCATATTTTCAGCTTTAGACAGGAATGTTCAAAGCCATTGGAACCCGGCAGTCGTCAACCTAACTCACAATATTAGAAAGATGTTCTTGGAGATGGATGAGAAGTTCTTCATTTCTTGTCATAATCACTTTAAGGAGGAAGAAGCAATCTTGATCTCAACAGGGGAGAAGCGAAAGGAGGCATGGAAACAACTAGAGCATGCAGCCAGTCTAAGGCCAGTAACTGGAAACACTGCAGTTTTAGTGTCCTGA
- the LOC114392533 gene encoding cyclin-A2-2-like isoform X1, with protein sequence MVREDAVMGGASEERGVRVTRAMARAVLGGVSASSRPSFKKQHKNNKGFGRVALADVTNISKKGCATSKSQARGGYKKTNTKGASNVSIQVLSTQEDVRAKLAKDLPSISMVQSHDANAAERQEGTEVVQPSMSVMAGPRLSMQDSTKSDEILRSPNKDVDMMITEKLKLSDGLDIVDIDSVELKDPQVWSSYAPDIYNSIFVREFERRPLSDYMDMLQQDITPSMRGILIDWLVEVSEEYKLLPDTLYLTVNLIDRSLSQSLVQKQRLQLLGVTCMLIASKYEEICAPRVEEFCFITDNTYTKAEVLKMESEVLNLLHFQLSVPTTKTFLRRFILASESSYKVSYVELEFLANYLAELTLVEYSFLQFLPSLIAASAVLLARWTPNQSEHPWNSTMEHYTNYKVSELKTTVLALADLQHDMKGCSLNSIREKYKQQKECGKFVSETGAVTFQGSSIKL encoded by the exons ATGGTTAGAGAAGATGCTGTAATGGGTGGTGCCAGTGAAGAGCGTGGTGTTCGGGTCACTCGAGCAATGGCTAGAGCTGTTTTGGGTGGGGTCTCTGCCTCTTCTAGACCGTCCTTCAAGAAGCAACACAAGAACAACAAAGGTTTCGGTAGGGTAGCACTAGCAGATGTCACTAACATAAGCAAGAAAGGGTGTGCTACATCAAAATCTCAG GCAAGAGGAGGTTACAAGAAGACTAACACAAAGGGAGCTTCCAATGTCTCCATTCAAGTTTTGTCAACTCAAGAAGATGTTAGAGCAAAATTAGCAAAAGATTTACCCTCAATATCAATGGTACAGTCACATGACGCTAATGCAGCTGAAAGGCAGGAAGGCACAGAGGTAGTGCAACCTTCTATGTCTGTTATGGCAGGTCCTCGGCTTTCAATGCAGGACTCTACGAAGTCTGATGAAATCCTTCGCTCTCCAAACAAAG ACGTTGATATGATGATTACTGAGAAACTAAAACTTTCAGATGGTTTGGACATTGTGGACATTGATTCAGTGGAGTTAAAGGATCCTCAAGTTTGGAGTTCATATGCCCCTGATATATACAATAGTATATTTGTCAGGGAG TTTGAAAGGAGACCGTTAAGTGATTACATGGATATGTTGCAGCAAGATATCACTCCAAGCATGCGAGGGATTCTGATTGATTGGCTTGTGGAG GTTTCTGAGGAATATAAGCTACTTCCAGATACTCTTTACCTTACAGTGAATCTGATTGATCGGTCTCTTTCTCAAAGTTTGGTTCAGAAACAAAGGCTCCAGTTGCTGGGTGTTACTTGCATGCTGATTGCATC AAAGTATGAAGAGATTTGTGCTCCTCGAGTGGAAGAATTTTGCTTCATCACAGATAATACGTACACAAAAGCAGAG GTATTGAAAATGGAGAGTGAGGTTCTAAATCTGTTGCATTTTCAGTTATCTGTTCCCACCACAAAAACATTTCTCAG GAGGTTCATCCTAGCATCAGAATCTTCTTACAAG GTTTCATATGTTGAACTGGAATTTCTGGCAAATTATTTAGCAGAGCTTACTCTTGTTGAATACAGCTTCTTGCAGTTTCTACCTTCCTTGATAGCTGCATCTGCTGTATTACTCGCCAGATGGACCCCCAACCAATCAGAGCATCCATGG AATTCAACCATGGAACACTATACGAATTACAAAGTGTCAGAGCTTAAAACTACCGTCCTTGCACTGGCAGATTTGCAACATGATATGAAAGGCTGTTCTCTGAATTCTATACGCGAAAAATATAAACAGCAGAAG GAGTGTGGCAAATTTGTCTCCGAAACCGGTGCAGTCACTTTTCAAGGCTCAAGTATAAAACTGTAA
- the LOC114392533 gene encoding cyclin-A2-2-like isoform X2, whose protein sequence is MVREDAVMGGASEERGVRVTRAMARAVLGGVSASSRPSFKKQHKNNKGFGRVALADVTNISKKGCATSKSQARGGYKKTNTKGASNVSIQVLSTQEDVRAKLAKDLPSISMVQSHDANAAERQEGTEVVQPSMSVMAGPRLSMQDSTKSDEILRSPNKDVDMMITEKLKLSDGLDIVDIDSVELKDPQVWSSYAPDIYNSIFVREFERRPLSDYMDMLQQDITPSMRGILIDWLVEVSEEYKLLPDTLYLTVNLIDRSLSQSLVQKQRLQLLGVTCMLIASKYEEICAPRVEEFCFITDNTYTKAEVLKMESEVLNLLHFQLSVPTTKTFLRRFILASESSYKVSYVELEFLANYLAELTLVEYSFLQFLPSLIAASAVLLARWTPNQSEHPWNSTMEHYTNYKVSELKTTVLALADLQHDMKGCSLNSIREKYKQQKFRSVANLSPKPVQSLFKAQV, encoded by the exons ATGGTTAGAGAAGATGCTGTAATGGGTGGTGCCAGTGAAGAGCGTGGTGTTCGGGTCACTCGAGCAATGGCTAGAGCTGTTTTGGGTGGGGTCTCTGCCTCTTCTAGACCGTCCTTCAAGAAGCAACACAAGAACAACAAAGGTTTCGGTAGGGTAGCACTAGCAGATGTCACTAACATAAGCAAGAAAGGGTGTGCTACATCAAAATCTCAG GCAAGAGGAGGTTACAAGAAGACTAACACAAAGGGAGCTTCCAATGTCTCCATTCAAGTTTTGTCAACTCAAGAAGATGTTAGAGCAAAATTAGCAAAAGATTTACCCTCAATATCAATGGTACAGTCACATGACGCTAATGCAGCTGAAAGGCAGGAAGGCACAGAGGTAGTGCAACCTTCTATGTCTGTTATGGCAGGTCCTCGGCTTTCAATGCAGGACTCTACGAAGTCTGATGAAATCCTTCGCTCTCCAAACAAAG ACGTTGATATGATGATTACTGAGAAACTAAAACTTTCAGATGGTTTGGACATTGTGGACATTGATTCAGTGGAGTTAAAGGATCCTCAAGTTTGGAGTTCATATGCCCCTGATATATACAATAGTATATTTGTCAGGGAG TTTGAAAGGAGACCGTTAAGTGATTACATGGATATGTTGCAGCAAGATATCACTCCAAGCATGCGAGGGATTCTGATTGATTGGCTTGTGGAG GTTTCTGAGGAATATAAGCTACTTCCAGATACTCTTTACCTTACAGTGAATCTGATTGATCGGTCTCTTTCTCAAAGTTTGGTTCAGAAACAAAGGCTCCAGTTGCTGGGTGTTACTTGCATGCTGATTGCATC AAAGTATGAAGAGATTTGTGCTCCTCGAGTGGAAGAATTTTGCTTCATCACAGATAATACGTACACAAAAGCAGAG GTATTGAAAATGGAGAGTGAGGTTCTAAATCTGTTGCATTTTCAGTTATCTGTTCCCACCACAAAAACATTTCTCAG GAGGTTCATCCTAGCATCAGAATCTTCTTACAAG GTTTCATATGTTGAACTGGAATTTCTGGCAAATTATTTAGCAGAGCTTACTCTTGTTGAATACAGCTTCTTGCAGTTTCTACCTTCCTTGATAGCTGCATCTGCTGTATTACTCGCCAGATGGACCCCCAACCAATCAGAGCATCCATGG AATTCAACCATGGAACACTATACGAATTACAAAGTGTCAGAGCTTAAAACTACCGTCCTTGCACTGGCAGATTTGCAACATGATATGAAAGGCTGTTCTCTGAATTCTATACGCGAAAAATATAAACAGCAGAAG TTCAGGAGTGTGGCAAATTTGTCTCCGAAACCGGTGCAGTCACTTTTCAAGGCTCAAGTATAA